ATGAAGTGGCCGAGTTAAGttcctctccatttctcaaaaaaaatggaGAGTTCAATTACTAAGCTTTTTGatttataaatacatttattattgTAATTTGTGACATGTATATGTATAATTTAACATTTATATAGTGTAAACCTTAGTAATAGACCATGCAATTTTCTAGAAAATGGAGAGGATTTGATCCGGAAGTGGCCGTTGTTCCGCAAGTATAATTGTAAGGAAaatttttcaattcatctctTATGTAAAATTCTGAAGGAAAAAAAATGCATTCTTGAaaatatctttttgatatttctaAATTTCAGAAGTGGAttacattttttttcatttttattgaaACTAGTTTAAAAACTCTACAAATTATAGATTGTGTGAATAAAAGTGTGTTTAAGTTCAAATATTACTTTACAGAAAATGTAAAACATATAATATAAAGCCAAcaattcataatattttttttgtgtagtTTTCACAACTTAGATCCAGAATAACTGTCATCAATTCAATTAACACAAGTAGAAAGAAACAAAAGCCCCAAATGTTAACCTAAAAAACTAAACGACACTAAACAAATTAAAACGGCAGAGAACAGAGGAATcaccctcatcatcatcatcattcaataaCCTGGTTAGAGTATAAACGACGCCCAATCTCAAACGAAATATACGCATCAACGGCAGCATACTTAACCTGATCAACATTAAGCCACGGATTATCCCACCTACTCCTCGTAATCCTCTGCGGCTTCTCAACAATCTTCCCAAGAATCCGTTCCGCCAGTTTCTTGATCCCAAACATCAGCATCGCCCGATCTTGCAGCACTTCGGCGGCAAGGTTTCGCAAATCGACGTAGTTTCCTACGGAGATGTTGTAATCTTCGATAAGCTTCTCGACGTCGTTTTCGATTCCGACGCCGACGAATCTGTTGTTAGGGTTAGCCATGAAGGTTAGGAGCGAGGTGGGGATGTGAGGGGAGTGGATGATTTGAAAAACGAGGCAGCGGTTGTTGACGCAGAGCTGGAGTGTGGCGGCGGGGTTTGATTGGCCGCGTTGGGAGTTTGGGCGCCACTCGATGTCGAGGCCGATGGTGGTGGGGGAAGGGAGGGAGCGGGAGAGATCTTGGGTTTCGAGGATCCAGGATTCGACATGGGAAGGGGAGGAGGTGAGGAGGGTTTGGATGGTGACGGCGGAATCGACAGTGATGGCGTAGGTGTTGTGGGTATCGTAAGGGAGGTAGTGGTCGACTATGGTGATGGCGAGGGGGGTTGGAAGTGGTGTGGGATCGGCGATGATGCTACGCATGCTTACGTGGCGGCCGGTATGGTCTACGATGGAAATCGGCATAGTGAGGGTTGGTTTTTCGGTGAAGAGGGAAGGTGGAATTTGAATGATGAGTGATGGTggggagaaagaaagaatatagtGAGTGGAGGAAATCACGGAAGTGGGGATTGTGTACGCTTTTAAAGTTACTGAatctttgtatttgatttgttgaattttctttttgataaataaattaaaattgctAAATAA
The Vicia villosa cultivar HV-30 ecotype Madison, WI linkage group LG6, Vvil1.0, whole genome shotgun sequence genome window above contains:
- the LOC131611898 gene encoding 3'-5' exonuclease-like, with product MPISIVDHTGRHVSMRSIIADPTPLPTPLAITIVDHYLPYDTHNTYAITVDSAVTIQTLLTSSPSHVESWILETQDLSRSLPSPTTIGLDIEWRPNSQRGQSNPAATLQLCVNNRCLVFQIIHSPHIPTSLLTFMANPNNRFVGVGIENDVEKLIEDYNISVGNYVDLRNLAAEVLQDRAMLMFGIKKLAERILGKIVEKPQRITRSRWDNPWLNVDQVKYAAVDAYISFEIGRRLYSNQVIE